The following proteins come from a genomic window of Trifolium pratense cultivar HEN17-A07 linkage group LG4, ARS_RC_1.1, whole genome shotgun sequence:
- the LOC123924641 gene encoding arogenate dehydratase 3-like: MHTLASPSSTNYLNRIRPSLNRFGPTQTRGVVTVKCGYGFDYANFTQGYGVGSNRADWQSSCAILASKVISQQDNGHNNSGNGNENNHVSAVNGHNASVTDLQLVPVSNNKLIQPKPLTITDLSPAPMHGSQLRVAYQGVPGAYSEAAAGKAYPNSEAMPCDQFEVAFQSVELWIADRAVLPVENSLGGSIHRNYDLLLRHKLHIVGEVQLPVHHCLLALPGIRKEYLTRVISHPQALAQCENTLTKLGLNVAREAVDDTAGAAEYIATNNLRDTAAIASARAAELYGLNILADEIQDDPNNVTRFVMLAREPIIPRTDRPFKTSIVFAHDKGTSVLFKVLSAFAFRNISLTKIESRPHRSRPIRVVDDESEGTAKHFEYMFYIDFEASMAEVRAQNALAEVQEFTSFLRVLGSYPMDMTPWNSPSTSHRGD; this comes from the coding sequence atgcaTACCCTCGCTTCACCTTCTTCAACTAACTATCTGAACCGGATTCGTCCCTCGTTAAACCGGTTCGGTCCTACTCAAACCAGAGGAGTAGTAACCGTTAAATGTGGTTACGGTTTCGATTATGCGAATTTCACGCAAGGTTACGGCGTTGGTTCAAACCGAGCCGATTGGCAAAGCTCATGCGCAATTTTAGCCAGCAAAGTTATTTCACAGCAAGATAACGGTCATAACAACTCCGGCAACGGAAATGAAAACAACCACGTCAGCGCCGTTAACGGTCATAACGCCTCCGTGACGGATCTTCAACTTGTTCCTGTCAGCAACAACAAGTTAATTCAACCAAAGCCGTTAACCATCACCGACCTATCTCCAGCTCCGATGCACGGCTCACAGTTACGCGTCGCTTATCAAGGCGTTCCCGGCGCGTACTCTGAAGCCGCCGCCGGAAAAGCTTATCCGAACAGTGAAGCCATGCCGTGTGATCAATTTGAAGTTGCTTTTCAATCGGTTGAGCTCTGGATCGCCGATCGTGCTGTTTTACCGGTGGAAAATTCACTCGGCGGTTCGATTCATCGAAACTACGATCTCCTCCTCCGTCACAAACTCCACATCGTCGGAGAAGTTCAACTTCCTGTTCATCACTGTCTTCTCGCTCTCCCAGGGATCCGAAAAGAGTATCTCACACGTGTGATTTCGCATCCACAAGCATTAGCACAGTGCGAAAACACGTTAACAAAACTCGGTCTCAACGTAGCGCGTGAGGCCGTCGACGATACCGCCGGAGCAGCGGAATATATCGCAACAAACAATCTCCGTGACACGGCGGCGATCGCGAGTGCACGCGCTGCGGAACTTTACGGTTTAAATATCCTTGCTGATGAAATTCAAGATGACCCGAATAACGTGACCCGATTCGTTATGTTGGCCCGAGAACCCATAATTCCGCGAACGGATCGTCCATTTAAAACGAGTATTGTTTTCGCGCATGATAAAGGAACTTCAGTGCTTTTTAAAGTGCTTTCAGCTTTTGCTTTTAGAAATATCAGCTTAACTAAGATTGAATCTAGGCCTCATCGTAGCCGTCCGATTAGAGTTGTGGATGATGAAAGTGAAGGAACTGCAAAACATTTTGAGTATatgttttatattgattttgaagCTTCTATGGCTGAAGTTAGAGCACAAAATGCACTTGCTGAGGTTCAAGAATTTACCTCTTTTTTAAGAGTTTTAGGGAGTTATCCTATGGATATGACACCATGGAACTCTCCTTCTACTTCTCATAGGGGAGATTaa
- the LOC123921889 gene encoding uncharacterized protein LOC123921889: protein MPNLNNNLTSPVENHRRGKLPEKSSSFYGQNSATAAGVKLRRPKTMPELGPDRKRAAMTTTAAEIFPKQPPKFLLKVMMIGSLGPVQVLMTPESTVGDLITAAVRLYVKEGRRPILPSNEASYFDLHYSQFSLESLDRNEKLREIGSRNFFICPKNNIGESDGVDDSVTVSFGSCSTQAEKPCKGFGWLSKVYSFLL from the exons ATGCCGAACCTCAACAACAACCTTACCAGTCCGGTGGAAAATCACCGGCGAGGTAAATTACCAGAGAAATCGTCTTCTTTTTACGGTCAGAATTCTGCGACGGCGGCTGGTGTAAAACTCCGGCGGCCGAAGACTATGCCGGAACTTGGACCGGATAGGAAGCGTGCGGCAATGACGACGACGGCGGCTGAGATTTTTCCGAAACAGCCGCCGAAGTTTCTGCTTAAGGTTATGATGATAGGGAGCCTTGGTCCGGTGCAAGTTTTGATGACGCCGGAATCGACGGTGGGAGATTTGATAACGGCGGCGGTGCGGTTATATGTTAAGGAAGGTCGCCGTCCAATCTTGCCGTCGAATGAGGCTTCATACTTCGATCTTCATTATTCTCAGTTCAGCTTGGAAA GTTTAGATAGAAATGAGAAGCTGAGGGAAATTGGATCAAGGAATTTCTTCATCTGTCCAAAGAACAACATTGGAGAGAGTGATGGTGTAGATGATAGCGTAACGGTGTCGTTTGGTTCGTGTTCCACACAAGCTGAAAAACCGTGCAAAGGTTTCGGTTGGTTGAGTAAGGTGTATAGTTTCTTGCTATGA
- the LOC123922177 gene encoding uncharacterized protein LOC123922177, translated as MGSVISVSQTAFVKGRQILDGILIANEVVDEARKSKKELLLFKVDFEKAYDSVDWVNGSPADEFPLERGLRQGDSLSPFLFLMAAEGLHVLMEAMVERDLFTGYSVGEIAPVSVSHLQFADDTLLMGTKCWANVRALRAVLVLFESMSGLRVNFHKSLLVGVNIPDSWLGRYGVERGRLCEGGARGSTWWREMARIWDGGGELGGGWFREHVSRKVRDGSDTFFWTDPWVDGISLRERFGRLFDLAENKSALVAEMFMQGWGIGGAAWDHVPDRWKWQSALDDVYTVRCAYQLLTTRDAVTLDDASGLIWHRQVPLKVSICAWRLLQDRLPTKANLVTRGILFEAGNHCVSGCGEVETAQHLFLSCSTFGVLWSLVSSWIDSSLVTAQTIPDHFVQFTYSTGGLRARRSFIQLIWLAFFLDTSCAE; from the exons ATGGGCAGTGTGATTTCTGTTTCCCAGACGGCGTTTGTTAAGGGCCGGCAGATTCTTGACGGCATCCTTATTGCGAATGAGGTTGTGGATGAGGCCCGCAAGTCTAAGAAGGAGTTGCTTCTCTTTAAAGTTGATTTTGAGAAGGCTTATGATTCTGTTGATTGGG TCAATGGTAGTCCAGCTGATGAGTTTCCTCTAGAGAGGGGCTTAAGACAAGGGGATTCGTTGTCCCCTTTTCTTTTCCTGATGGCTGCGGAGGGTTTACATGTGTTGATGGAGGCCATGGTGGAGCGTGATTTGTTTACGGGGTATAGTGTTGGCGAGATAGCTCCAGTTTCGGTGTCGCATCTTCAGTTCGCCGACGATACGTTATTGATGGGGACAAAGTGTTGGGCGAATGTTCGTGCTTTGCGGGCTGTCCTTGTGCTATTCGAGTCTATGTCGGGTTTGCGTGTTAACTTTCACAAAAGCCTGCTGGTTGGGGTTAATATCCCTGATTCTTGGTTAG GCCGTTATGGAGTTGAGCGAGGTAGGCTGTGTGAGGGTGGAGCGCGTGGGTCTACATGGTGGAGGGAGATGGCGCGTATTTGGGATGGCGGAGGAGAGCTAGGGGGAGGGTGGTTCAGAGAGCATGTTTCGAGAAAGGTGCGGGATGGGTCCGATACTTTTTTCTGGACcgatccctgggtggatggAATCTCGTTGCGGGAGCGATTTGGGCGGTTGTTTGACTTGGCAGAAAACAAATCGGCTTTAGTGGCTGAGATGTTTATGCAGGGTTGGGGGATTGGAGGAGCGGCGTGG GACCATGTTCCAGATAGGTGGAAGTGGCAGTCTGCCCTGGATGACGTTTATACTGTTCGTTGTGCATATCAGCTGTTGACGACACGGGATGCAGTTACTTTGGATGATGCGTCAGGTCTTATTTGGCAtcgtcaggttcctttgaaggtttccatttgCGCCTGGCGACTCTTGCAggacaggttacctaccaaagcaaacTTGGTTACTCGAGGGATTTTATTTGAGGCGGGAAATCATTGTGTTTCTGGATGCGGAGAGGTTGAGACGGCTCAGCACCTGTTCCTTTCTTGCAGTACCTTTGGTGTTCTTTGGTCTCTTGTTAGCTCTTGGATTGACTCTTCTTTGGTGACAGCTCAGACTATTCccgatcattttgttcagtttacatACTCAACAGGTGGTCTTCGAGCACGACGTTCTTTCATACAGCTTATATGGCTGGCTT TCTTCCTTGATACGTCTTGTGCTGAGTag
- the LOC123921425 gene encoding histone deacetylase HDT1-like, with the protein MEFWGAEVKVGESVKVDPELGYIHISQAALGEVKKDKATEPVVVYVKVDGQKLVLGTLIKDAIPHTTLNIVLDRVAELSHNSKNAAVHFSGYKVLDDGDFDDSDESDSEAELAPLTEPAEAAKELGKPAAETGAVAKQVVKRVKVEGESDSDSSEEFDSDSEDSESEEETPTPVKKVDQGKSIKGTNKNAPKAPVPTKKTKIATPEKTDSDSDDDISDEDISDDDISDEDSSDEETPVQKGKNNKRPNEAAPQTPVSAKRAKNATPGKTDDKKAVHIATPHPNKKGGKTPQNGAKDQSPSSSKSKKSKQGRR; encoded by the exons ATGGAGTTTTGGg GTGCTGAGGTTAAAGTTGGAGAATCTGTTAAAGTTGATCCAGAGTTGGGATACATCCACATTTCTCAG GCTGCACTCGGGGAAGTGAAGAAAGACAAAGCAACTGAACCGGTTGTTGTGTATGTGAAAGTTGATGGTCAGAAGCTTGTTCTGGGAACTCTTATTAAGGATGCCATTCCTCACACAACTTTGAATATAGTTCTAGACAGGGTGGCTGAACTTTCCCATAATTCAAAAAATGCTGCTGTCCATTTTTCTGGATACAAAGTTCTTGA CGATGGAGATTTTGACGACTCTGACGAATCTG ATAGTGAAGCTGAACTTGCTCCTTTGACGGAACCTG CTGAGGCTGCAAAGGAGCTTGGAAAACCTGCTGCTGAAACTGGTGCAGTGGCAAAGCAAGTCGTCAAGCGTGTGAAAGTTGAAggtgaatctgattctgattcttctGAGGAG TTTGATTCTGATAGTGAGGACAGTGAAAGTGAAGAAGAGACTCCCACTCCTGTTAAGAAG GTGGATCAGGGCAAGAGCATCAAGGGAACAAATAAGAATGCACCAAAAGCCCCAGTTCCTACCAAGAAGACTAAAATTGCTACTCCTGAAAAgactgattctgattctgatgaCGATATTAGTGATGAAGATATCAGTGATGATGATATTAGTGATGAAGATTCTAGTGATGAAGAGACTCCTGTTCAGAAG GGCAAGAATAACAAGAGACCAAATGAGGCTGCACCACAAACTCCAGTTTCTGCCAAGAGAGCTAAAAATGCTACTCCTGGAAAGACTG ATGATAAAAAAGCTGTACACATAGCCACTCCCCATCCTAACAAGAAAGGTGGAAAAACTCCTCAGAATGGTGCTAAGGATCAGTCTCCCAGTTCTAGCAA GTCTAAAAAGTCCAAGCAAGGCCGTCGTTGA